The following proteins come from a genomic window of Nocardioides albertanoniae:
- a CDS encoding alpha/beta hydrolase family protein — MGPKAMSALAFSAVLLAGCGGEPAASPPSRSATPGASTTPSAPSSSPSQTLPPVTDKVSLPQLMREDFPGGEVKVLRESGSTDAYRRFEVSYPSDRLTITGVLLRPRGSGPFPGVVFAHGHIDTDIYVTGQGLRREQDRLAREGYVVLHTDYRGHAGSSSPKSWQSPEGTEEDESRLGYTRDTINAVQAMKRLPYVDPDRTALLGRSMGGAVVMNVLVARPGLVRAGVAYASVSSDIVDSIDRWAVPSRPDEVARLYRQHGDPEREPEFWAGLSARTYFDRIEVPLQMHHGTDDESCPIRWAYRTRDLLEAAGVRQRLWVYQGEQHAFGPQWDLSIRRVAGFLDRHLG, encoded by the coding sequence ATGGGCCCGAAGGCGATGTCGGCGCTGGCGTTCTCAGCCGTGCTTCTCGCCGGATGCGGCGGCGAGCCGGCGGCTTCGCCACCGTCCCGGAGCGCGACACCAGGAGCCTCGACGACACCGTCCGCGCCCTCCTCGAGCCCGTCGCAGACGCTGCCGCCGGTGACCGACAAGGTCTCGCTCCCGCAGCTGATGCGGGAGGACTTCCCCGGTGGCGAGGTGAAGGTGCTGCGCGAGTCGGGGAGCACGGACGCCTACCGGCGCTTCGAGGTCAGCTACCCGAGCGATCGGCTGACGATCACCGGGGTGCTCCTCCGGCCGCGGGGGTCCGGTCCGTTCCCGGGCGTGGTCTTCGCGCACGGCCACATCGACACCGACATCTACGTGACCGGGCAGGGGCTACGACGCGAGCAGGACCGGCTGGCGCGGGAGGGCTACGTCGTCCTGCACACCGACTATCGCGGCCATGCCGGCTCCTCGTCGCCCAAGAGTTGGCAGAGCCCGGAGGGCACCGAGGAGGACGAGAGCCGCCTCGGCTACACCCGCGACACGATCAACGCCGTCCAGGCGATGAAGCGGCTCCCGTACGTCGACCCCGACCGCACCGCGCTGCTCGGCCGCTCCATGGGCGGCGCCGTGGTGATGAACGTGCTGGTCGCCCGGCCCGGCCTGGTGCGGGCAGGCGTGGCGTACGCCTCGGTCTCCTCCGACATCGTCGACAGCATCGACCGTTGGGCGGTGCCGTCGCGGCCGGACGAGGTGGCCCGGCTCTACCGACAGCACGGCGACCCCGAGCGGGAGCCTGAGTTCTGGGCCGGGCTGTCGGCCCGGACCTACTTCGATCGCATCGAGGTTCCGCTGCAGATGCACCACGGGACCGACGACGAGTCCTGCCCGATCCGGTGGGCCTACCGGACCCGGGACCTGCTCGAGGCCGCGGGCGTACGTCAGCGGCTGTGGGTCTATCAGGGGGAGCAGCACGCCTTCGGGCCGCAGTGGGACCTCTCCATCAGGCGGGTCGCCGGGTTTCTCGATCGCCACCTGGGATGA
- a CDS encoding nucleotidyltransferase family protein, producing the protein MIAGLLLAAGAGRRMGRPKALVDDWLVRSIGVLREGGCDRVLVVLGAAAEEARALLPAGQEVVVADDWDEGMGASLRAGLHALGSGALGSDVEGALVHLVDLPDVGADVVARMVRAGADDDATAGLARAAYAGVPGHPVLIGRDHWQGVTDAAVGDQGARTYLRSHDVRLVECGDLATGSDVDRAR; encoded by the coding sequence ATGATCGCCGGGCTGCTGCTGGCCGCCGGCGCGGGGCGCCGGATGGGGAGACCGAAGGCGCTCGTCGACGACTGGCTGGTCCGGTCGATCGGCGTGCTTCGCGAGGGTGGTTGCGACCGCGTGCTCGTGGTGCTCGGCGCCGCCGCCGAGGAGGCTCGTGCGCTGCTCCCGGCCGGCCAGGAGGTCGTCGTCGCCGACGACTGGGACGAGGGGATGGGCGCCTCGCTCCGGGCCGGTCTGCACGCGCTCGGGTCGGGCGCCCTCGGGTCGGACGTCGAGGGGGCTCTCGTCCACCTCGTCGATCTGCCCGACGTGGGCGCTGACGTGGTTGCGCGGATGGTCCGGGCCGGAGCGGACGACGACGCCACCGCTGGGTTGGCGCGAGCGGCGTACGCAGGGGTTCCCGGCCATCCGGTGCTGATCGGCCGCGACCACTGGCAGGGAGTCACCGACGCCGCGGTGGGCGACCAGGGTGCGCGGACCTACCTGAGGTCGCACGACGTACGCCTGGTGGAGTGCGGCGACCTGGCGACCGGCTCCGACGTCGACCGAGCCCGCTGA
- a CDS encoding AAA family ATPase, with product MEPNSPGVIAERLASTGYLADPELATVTFLAVKMQRPLLLEGEPGTGKTALAEAIAEALDLPMVRLQCYEGIDSTQALYDWDFARQILHLRALEAAGTDAEVEEAEKSLYDERFLLARPVLAALRRSPSVLLVDEIDRADDEFEAFLLEVLSTYRVTIPEFGTVAAAVPPIVVLTSNRTRELHDALKRRCLYHWIDHPGLDREVEIVRRRAPEVSETLARQVVTVVQQLRGTDSGAGAASALLKAPGVAETLDWARALHHLGALELDLESAAATLGALVKHREDGDRVRAALDRLLA from the coding sequence ATGGAGCCGAACTCGCCTGGGGTGATTGCCGAGCGGCTGGCCTCCACCGGATATCTGGCAGACCCCGAGCTGGCCACGGTGACGTTCCTCGCGGTGAAGATGCAGCGGCCGCTGCTCCTCGAGGGGGAGCCCGGCACCGGCAAGACCGCGCTGGCCGAGGCGATCGCGGAGGCTCTCGACCTCCCGATGGTGCGGCTGCAGTGCTATGAGGGCATCGACTCCACCCAGGCGCTCTACGACTGGGACTTCGCCCGCCAGATCCTGCACCTGCGCGCCCTCGAGGCGGCCGGCACCGACGCCGAGGTCGAGGAGGCGGAGAAGTCGCTCTACGACGAGCGGTTCCTGCTCGCCCGTCCGGTGCTGGCTGCGCTGCGACGCTCGCCGTCGGTGCTGCTCGTCGACGAGATCGACCGGGCCGACGACGAGTTCGAGGCGTTCCTGCTCGAGGTGCTCTCGACCTATCGCGTGACGATCCCGGAGTTCGGCACGGTCGCCGCCGCGGTGCCGCCGATCGTCGTGCTCACCTCCAACCGCACCCGCGAGCTCCACGACGCCCTCAAGCGCCGCTGCCTCTACCACTGGATCGACCATCCGGGGCTCGACCGCGAGGTCGAGATCGTACGTCGCCGGGCCCCCGAGGTCTCCGAGACGCTCGCTCGCCAGGTGGTCACCGTCGTGCAGCAGCTGCGCGGCACCGACAGCGGCGCCGGCGCCGCGAGCGCTCTGCTCAAGGCGCCGGGCGTGGCCGAGACCCTCGACTGGGCCCGCGCGCTGCATCACCTGGGGGCGCTCGAGCTCGACCTGGAGAGCGCCGCGGCCACCCTCGGCGCGCTCGTCAAGCATCGTGAGGACGGCGACCGGGTGCGGGCGGCCCTGGATCGGCTGCTGGCATGA
- a CDS encoding vWA domain-containing protein, which produces MNDHDGTEILLGFTRALRAAGVAATQDRAHGFLQATAILGAADAAATYAAGRATLCAGPDDLRRYDQVFEAWFGSTARMPVPPVSLRTVSAVSTLPETEPQAGDGAGEEDGDVVRAQASDIETLRHRDVADLSSAEQERVAGLIARLRPQTPRRPTPRQDAWRRGRVDAHRTLRASLRHLGEPAEIHYRRRGERPRRVVWLIDVSGSMSDYADVLLRVAHRVSTAGGHGAVFTLGTRLTDITRALRHRDPDRALVAAGEAVPDWSGGTRLGDNLQAFLRRHLGLARGAVVVVASDGWERGDTTLLEEQTARLHRLAHRVVWLNPHRGKVGYEPLQRGIVAVLPHVDDFVAGHSLATYEDLVEVIARA; this is translated from the coding sequence ATGAACGATCACGACGGCACGGAGATCCTGCTCGGCTTCACCCGAGCCCTGCGTGCGGCAGGGGTGGCGGCGACCCAGGACCGCGCTCACGGCTTCCTGCAGGCCACGGCGATCCTCGGCGCCGCTGACGCGGCTGCGACCTATGCCGCAGGACGCGCGACGTTGTGCGCCGGCCCCGACGACCTGCGCCGCTACGACCAGGTCTTCGAGGCCTGGTTCGGGTCGACGGCGAGGATGCCGGTGCCGCCGGTGTCGCTGCGTACGGTCTCGGCCGTCTCCACCCTCCCCGAGACCGAGCCGCAGGCCGGGGACGGCGCCGGTGAGGAGGACGGTGACGTCGTCCGGGCACAGGCCAGCGACATCGAGACCCTGCGTCACCGAGACGTCGCCGACCTCAGCTCGGCCGAGCAGGAGCGGGTCGCCGGCCTGATCGCGAGACTGCGACCGCAGACGCCGCGCAGACCCACGCCGCGTCAGGACGCCTGGCGCCGCGGCCGCGTCGACGCCCACCGCACCCTGCGAGCCAGCCTGCGCCACCTCGGCGAACCCGCCGAGATCCACTACCGCCGGCGCGGCGAGCGCCCGCGGCGGGTGGTCTGGCTGATCGACGTCTCCGGATCGATGAGCGACTACGCGGACGTGCTGCTGCGGGTCGCCCACCGGGTGAGCACGGCCGGCGGGCACGGCGCCGTGTTCACGCTGGGCACCAGGCTCACCGACATCACCCGCGCACTGCGCCACCGCGACCCGGACCGCGCGCTCGTCGCGGCGGGGGAGGCGGTGCCCGACTGGTCGGGCGGCACCCGGCTCGGCGACAACCTGCAGGCATTCCTGCGGCGACACCTCGGCCTGGCCAGGGGCGCCGTGGTGGTCGTCGCGAGCGACGGCTGGGAGCGCGGCGACACCACGCTCCTCGAGGAGCAGACGGCGAGGCTGCATCGTCTCGCCCATCGGGTGGTGTGGCTCAACCCACACCGTGGCAAGGTTGGATATGAGCCGCTGCAGCGAGGCATCGTCGCGGTGCTGCCGCACGTGGACGACTTCGTCGCCGGGCACTCACTGGCGACGTACGAGGATCTGGTGGAGGTGATCGCGCGTGCGTGA
- a CDS encoding XdhC family protein, with translation MRDVLDDLMKWWDSGETVAVATVVATFQSAPRPPGASMLVGPDETAVGSVSGGCVEGAVYEVSREVAETGVAELNRYGVSDDDAFSVGLTCGGILDVFVEKVSKETFPELGELAEDVRSGSPVALATVIEHPDPEILGRRVLIHPEGVKGSLGSARMDDAVHDDALGLLAHGTNQTLSYGIDGERRGEGMRVFVWSFAPKPRMLVFGAIDFAAAVARVGTFLGYRVTVCDARPVFATNSRFPEADEVVVDWPHRYLRTELEEGRIDQRTVIAVLTHDPKFDVPLLEVALRLPEVAYIGAMGSRRTHDDRLARLREAGLTDEEIARLSSPIGLDLGARTPEETAVSIAAEIIAGRWGGTGERLAATQGRIHQDVVYR, from the coding sequence GTGCGTGACGTGCTCGACGATCTGATGAAGTGGTGGGACTCCGGCGAGACCGTGGCGGTGGCCACCGTGGTGGCGACCTTCCAGTCGGCGCCCCGGCCACCGGGGGCCTCCATGCTGGTCGGCCCGGACGAGACCGCGGTCGGCTCGGTCTCGGGCGGCTGCGTCGAGGGCGCGGTCTACGAGGTCTCCCGCGAGGTCGCCGAGACCGGTGTGGCCGAGCTCAACCGCTACGGCGTCTCCGACGACGACGCCTTCTCGGTCGGCCTGACCTGCGGTGGCATCCTCGACGTCTTCGTCGAGAAGGTCTCGAAGGAGACCTTCCCCGAGCTCGGCGAGCTCGCCGAGGACGTACGCAGCGGCAGCCCGGTCGCGCTCGCGACCGTCATCGAGCATCCCGACCCAGAGATCCTGGGGCGCCGCGTGCTGATCCACCCCGAAGGGGTCAAGGGATCGCTGGGCAGCGCCCGGATGGACGACGCCGTCCACGACGACGCGCTCGGGCTCCTGGCCCACGGCACCAACCAGACGCTCTCCTACGGCATCGACGGCGAGCGCCGCGGCGAGGGCATGCGCGTCTTCGTGTGGTCCTTCGCGCCCAAGCCCCGGATGCTCGTCTTCGGCGCGATCGACTTCGCCGCCGCCGTCGCCCGGGTCGGCACCTTCCTCGGCTACCGGGTCACCGTCTGCGACGCCCGCCCGGTCTTCGCCACCAACTCCCGCTTCCCGGAGGCCGACGAGGTCGTCGTCGACTGGCCCCACCGCTACCTGCGCACCGAGCTCGAGGAGGGCCGCATCGATCAGCGCACCGTGATCGCCGTCCTCACCCACGACCCCAAGTTCGACGTACCCCTCCTCGAGGTCGCCCTCCGCCTCCCCGAGGTCGCCTACATCGGCGCGATGGGCTCGCGCCGCACCCACGACGACCGCCTCGCCCGCCTGCGCGAAGCCGGCCTCACCGACGAGGAGATCGCCCGCCTGAGCAGCCCGATCGGACTCGACCTCGGTGCCCGTACGCCGGAGGAGACCGCCGTCTCGATCGCCGCCGAGATCATCGCCGGTCGCTGGGGCGGCACCGGCGAGCGCCTGGCTGCGACGCAGGGCCGGATCCATCAGGACGTCGTCTATCGCTGA
- a CDS encoding transcriptional regulator, which translates to MVRSDLQARRVDATRAWTTFIEGGDDAEEFVRPEILSSWTRSATAVRPDVREAPLADEDETREMWRGSPLQLAVERVEEDLRSTADDGDLVIAVTDPDTRVLWTYGGRVMRRKAEAVNFVPAGRWDDQSAGTNALDLANRTDAPAMVFGAEHYAEAVHNWVCWAAPLHDPVTGTHLGVLDLSTTWDRTHPIGLATARVMARLIEGALPSLPTQQADEAIAQPGLVLTLLGTAETWLDGQRLLLNRRQTEILALLALHPEGLSLERLHAMVYGDQAVTFSTLKAEVSHLRQALGGQVASRPYRLLMPVATDVEQVLTLIRHGRVAAAVEAYGGDLLPGTNSPALAEMAEYVAVALRESLIGDPQPDAVLRYSELAPYDTEVVDHCLRRLGGSAHPAVPLLRARLAASR; encoded by the coding sequence ATGGTTCGCAGCGACCTGCAGGCGCGTCGCGTCGACGCGACGCGTGCCTGGACCACGTTCATCGAGGGCGGTGACGACGCCGAAGAGTTCGTGCGGCCCGAGATCCTCTCGAGCTGGACGCGCTCGGCGACGGCGGTGCGGCCCGACGTGCGCGAGGCGCCGCTGGCCGACGAGGACGAGACCCGCGAGATGTGGCGCGGCTCGCCGCTCCAGCTCGCCGTCGAGCGGGTCGAGGAGGATCTGCGCAGCACCGCCGACGACGGCGACCTCGTCATCGCGGTCACCGACCCCGACACGCGGGTGCTGTGGACCTACGGCGGACGGGTGATGCGGCGCAAGGCCGAGGCGGTCAACTTCGTGCCCGCGGGTCGCTGGGACGACCAGTCGGCCGGCACCAACGCGCTCGACCTCGCCAACCGCACCGACGCCCCGGCGATGGTCTTCGGTGCCGAGCACTACGCCGAGGCGGTGCACAACTGGGTCTGCTGGGCCGCGCCGCTCCACGACCCGGTCACCGGCACCCACCTCGGCGTGCTCGACCTCTCCACGACCTGGGACCGCACCCACCCGATCGGTCTGGCCACGGCCCGGGTGATGGCCCGGCTGATCGAGGGGGCGCTGCCGAGCCTGCCGACCCAGCAGGCCGACGAGGCGATCGCCCAACCCGGTCTGGTGCTCACTCTGCTGGGCACCGCGGAGACCTGGCTCGATGGCCAGCGGCTGTTGCTCAACCGCCGCCAGACCGAGATCCTGGCGCTGCTCGCGCTTCATCCCGAAGGGCTCTCGCTCGAGCGACTGCACGCGATGGTCTACGGCGACCAGGCGGTCACCTTCTCCACGCTCAAGGCCGAGGTCTCCCACTTGCGGCAGGCGCTCGGTGGTCAGGTGGCCTCGCGTCCCTACCGGTTGCTGATGCCGGTCGCCACCGACGTCGAGCAGGTGCTGACCTTGATCCGCCACGGCCGCGTCGCTGCTGCCGTGGAGGCGTACGGCGGTGATCTGCTGCCCGGCACCAACAGCCCGGCTCTGGCCGAGATGGCCGAGTACGTCGCGGTCGCGCTGCGCGAGTCGCTGATCGGTGACCCGCAGCCCGACGCGGTGCTGCGCTACAGCGAGCTGGCTCCCTACGACACCGAGGTCGTCGACCACTGCCTGAGGCGGCTCGGCGGGAGCGCTCATCCGGCGGTGCCGCTGCTGCGGGCCCGTCTGGCCGCCAGCCGGTAG
- a CDS encoding (2Fe-2S)-binding protein — MTRISMNVDGMKVTDDVAPRTLLVQYLREGLGKTGTVIGCDTSNCGACTVHLDGDSVKSCNVLAVQADGCEVTTIEGLAATATDSSESGLHPMQEAFRECHGLQCGFCTPGMIMQSVDLIKRNPQPSESEIREGIEGNLCRCTGYHNIVRAVQYASGQLATAADTRGATEEVDAL, encoded by the coding sequence ATGACCCGGATCAGCATGAACGTCGACGGTATGAAGGTCACCGACGACGTCGCACCTCGCACGCTGCTCGTGCAGTATCTGCGCGAAGGACTCGGCAAGACCGGCACGGTCATCGGTTGCGACACCAGCAACTGCGGCGCGTGCACGGTCCATCTCGACGGTGACTCGGTGAAGTCGTGCAACGTGCTCGCCGTGCAGGCCGACGGATGCGAGGTGACCACCATCGAAGGGCTCGCCGCCACCGCGACCGACTCCTCCGAGAGCGGCCTCCACCCGATGCAGGAGGCGTTTCGCGAGTGCCACGGCCTGCAGTGCGGATTCTGTACGCCGGGCATGATCATGCAGTCCGTCGACCTGATCAAGCGCAACCCGCAGCCGTCCGAGTCCGAGATCCGTGAGGGCATCGAGGGCAACCTGTGCCGCTGCACGGGCTACCACAACATCGTCCGCGCCGTGCAGTACGCCAGCGGTCAGCT